The Brassica napus cultivar Da-Ae chromosome C7, Da-Ae, whole genome shotgun sequence genome has a segment encoding these proteins:
- the BNAC07G07100D gene encoding uncharacterized protein BNAC07G07100D isoform X2, translating into MRMTSWMQAELFILRLSRGSGVLGLAGTSFASEIFSQDLELDVKHMKNRSILLVRPLLDLWKEDMYKICQWGRQDWVEDPTNLSQLYVRNRIRTSIGNIQSDTFKSELQAVISECRRTRSFVDKVCTDLINQTVSVTDKGYAVLDLERLNPTEVKDICLSKYLTTVLQFISQRQRPIRGNTLKLLLNYIRAIPCRTSLTAAGCYLSPAPGSKGTEVIVSFFLDSSLPSKTEILNICFNEARKRPTSDDLGQIISSAKTFLEQNRVSDVQFLDVASESVLSKARELNLLSESTYTTIGLLQRDETNRFITKREDNKPVDESEDHGTNIASSSNKVHLLPGKDLYLMNRFLIRWDLSSHQCDEARCGKCPVRTATTMEVRHMVESDWLYLAELSRSLNRNHSTSSSHKALRSLKSIPAAARRSFLVLVDHCGLLLSIPAIGFSYCPCLKASTVFLPRVPLGGGFSSFL; encoded by the exons ATGCGGATGACCAG TTGGATGCAGGCTGAGTTATTCATTCTCAGGTTATCTCGTGGTAGCGGCGTTCTTGGACTTGCGGGTACATCATTTGCATCTGAGATTTTCTCCCAGGATTTGGAGTTAGACGTAAAACATATGAAGAACAGATCTATTCTCTTAGTTCGTCCGTTGCTTGATTTATGGAAAGAAGACATGTACAAG ATATGTCAATGGGGTAGACAAGATTGGGTTGAAGATCCGACTAATCTTAGTCAGTTGTATGTTCGGAATCGGATTCGAACTTCAATAGGAAATATACAGTCAG atacttttaagtCAGAGCTGCAAGCAGTTATTTCTGAATGTCGGAGAACACGTTCTTTTGTAGATAAAGTTTGTACAGACTTAATAAATCAGACTGTATCAGTGACAGAT AAAGGGTACGCTGTTCTTGATCTAGAGAGACTAAACCCTACAGAAGTTAAAGACATTTGTCTCTCAAAGTATCTTACTACGGTCCTGCAG TTTATCTCCCAAAGGCAGAGACCAATCAGAGGAAACACCTTGAAGTTGCTTTTGAACTACATCCGTGCAATTCCATGCAGG ACATCTCTTACAGCTGCTGGTTGTTACCTTAGTCCAGCTCCTGGTTCAAAGGGCACCGAAGTTATAGTCTCTTTTTTTCTTGACAGTTCTTTACCGTCAAAGACAGAGATCTTGAACATTTGCTTCAATGAAGCTCGGAAAAGACCGACATCTGATGACCTTGGACAGATCATATCATCTGCAAAAACTTTTTTAGAGCAGAACAGAGTATCTGATGTCCAGTTTTTGGATGTTGCATCTGAATCCGTACTGAGTAAAGCCAGAGAGCTCAATCTTTTAAGCGAATCGACCTACACAACCATCGGTCTACTGCAGAGAGATGAAACCAATCGGTTCATAACTAAAAGAGAAGACAACAAACCGGTGGATGAATCAGAAGATCATGGAACCAACATTGCATCTTCCTCTAATAAAGTCCATCTTTTGCCAGGGAAAGATCTTTACTTGATGAACCGGTTTCTCATCAGGTGGGACTTGAGTAGCCACCAATGTGATGAAGCACGTTGCGGTAAGTGCCCGGTGAGAACAGCTACAACAATGGAGGTTCGGCACATGGTTGAATCTGACTGGCTCTATCTAGCTGAGCTTTCAAGATCTTTGAACAGAAATCATTCTACTTCGTCCTCACATAAAGCTCTCAGGTCGTTAAAGTCTATCCCTGCCGCTGCAAGAAGAAGCTTTCTTGTCTTGGTCGATCACTGCGGACTACTGCTTAGCATTCCC gctATTGGCTTCAGCTATTGTCCATGCTTGAAGGCATCAACAGTGTTTCTGCCGAGAGTACCACTTGGAGGCGGCTTTAGCTCATTTCTTTAA
- the LOC106410534 gene encoding proline-rich receptor-like protein kinase PERK1 (The RefSeq protein has 3 substitutions, 1 non-frameshifting indel compared to this genomic sequence) — MSSAPSPGTGSPPSPPSNSTTTTPPPASAPPPTTPSSPPPPSTIPTSPPPSSRSTPSAPPPSPPTPSTPGSPPPLPQPSPPAPTTPGSPPAPVTPPTRNPPPSVPGPPSNPSREGGSPRPPSSPSPPSPSSDGLSTGVVVGIAIGGVALLVIVTLICLLCKKKRRRDEEDAYYVPPPPPPGPKAGGPYGGQQQQWRQQNATPPSDHVVTSLPPPPKAPSPPRQPPPPPPPPFMSSSGGSDYSDRPVLPPPSPGLVLGFSKSTFTYEELARATNGFSEANLLGQGGFGYVHKGVLPSGKEVAVKQLKVGSGQGEREFQAEVEIISRVHHRHLVSLVGYCIAGAKRLLVYEFVPNNNLELHLHGEGRPTMEWSTRLKIALGSAKGLSYLHEDCNPKIIHRDIKASNILIDFKFEAKVADFGLAKIASDTNTHVSTRVMGTFGYLAPEYAASGKLTEKSDVFSFGVVLLELITGRRPVDANNVYVDDSLVDWARPLLNRASEQGDFEGLADAKMNNGYDREEMARMVACAAACVRHSARRRPRMSQIVRALEGNVSLSDLNEGMRPGQSNVYSSYGGSTDYDSSQYNEDMKKFRKMALGTQEYNATGEYSNPTSDYGLYPSGSSSEGQTTREMEMGKIKRTGQGYSGPSL, encoded by the exons ATGTCCTCGGCGCCGTCTCCGGGGACTGGTTCGCCTCCATCTCCACCATCAAACTCCACAACCACCACTCCTCCTCCAGCTTCCGCTCCTCCTCCCACCACACCTTCTTCTCCTCCGCCGCCATCCACTATTCCGAcatctcctcctccttcttctcCCTCTACACCTTCTGCTCCTCCTTCATCTCCACCAACTCCATCTACGCCGGGATCTCCACCTCCGCTTCCTCAGCCGTCTCCACCCGCTCCAACTACGCCCGGATCTCCACCCGCACCTGTTACTCCTCCTACTCGAAACCCTCCACCTTCAGTCCCAGGACCACCGTCCAATCCTTCACGCGAAGGAGGATCTCCTCGACCTCCATCTTCTCCCTCGCCGCCGTCTCCTTCTTCCGACGGTTTATCAACAGGAGTGGTGGTGGGAATCGCCATCGGAGGAGTCGCTCTGCTTGTGATAGTGACTCTGATTTGTCTCCTCTGTAAGAAGAAACGACGGAGAGACGAAGAAGATGCTTACTATGTTCCTCCGCCACCTCCTCCTGGTCCCAAAG CCGGAGGACCTTACGGTGGACAGCAGCAACAATGGCGGCAGCAAAACGCAACACCACCGTCAGATCATGTCGTGACGTcactaccaccaccaccacctaaGGCTCCATCTCCACCACGGCAACCtcctccacctccaccaccgcCTTTCATGAGCAGCAGCGGCGGCTCCGACTACTCGGACCGTCCAGTTCTTCCTCCACCGTCTCCAGGGCTTGTGTTAGGCTTCTCCAAAAGCACTTTCACATACGAGGAGCTAGCTAGAGCCACCAATGGTTTCTCCGAGGCGAACTTGTTAGGACAAGGCGGGTTCGGTTACGTGCACAAAGGTGTGTTGCCTAGTGGGAAAGAAGTTGCTGTGAAGCAGTTGAAAGTTGGGAGTGGTCAGGGAGAGAGGGAGTTTCAGGCAGAGGTTGAGATCATCAGCAGAGTTCACCACAGGCATCTGGTGTCTCTTGTTGGTTATTGCATCGCCGGTGCCAAAAGATTGCTTGTCTATGAGTTTGTTCCTAACAACAATCTCGAGTTTCACCTCCATG gcgAGGGACGGCCTACAATGGAATGGAGCACCAGATTGAAGATTGCTCTTGGATCTGCTAAAGGACTTTCTTATCTTCATGAAGATT GCAATCCTAAAATCATTCACCGTGATATCAAGGCTTCAAACATATTGATAGATTTCAAGTTTGAAGCTAAG GTTGCTGATTTTGGTCTTGCTAAGATTGCTTCTGATACAAACACGCATGTATCGACACGTGTGATGGGAACCTTTGGGTACTTGGCTCCGGAATACGCTGCAAGCGGAAAGCTCACGGAGAAGTCTGACGTTTTCTCATTTGGCGTTGTGCTTTTGGAGCTCATTACCGGACGTCGACCCGTTGATGCCAACAATGTCTATGTAGATGACAGCTTAGTTGACTGG GCACGACCATTGCTTAACCGAGCATCTGAGCAAGGAGACTTTGAGGGTTTAGCTGATGCAAAGATGAATAATGGGTATGACAGAGAGGAGATGGCTCGCATGGTTGCTTGTGCTGCGGCTTGTGTTCGCCATTCAGCTCGCCGCAGACCTCGCATGAGCCAG ATTGTGCGTGCGTTAGAAGGAAATGTATCACTGTCAGATCTTAACGAAGGGATGAGACCAGGTCAAAGCAATGTATACAGCTCATACGGAGGAAGCACCGATTATGACTCGAGCCAGTACAATGAAGACATGAAGAAGTTTAGGAAAATGGCTCTTGGAACTCAAGAGTACAACGCCACGGGTGAGTACAGTAATCCGACCAGCGACTATGGACTGTACCCGTCTGGTTCAAGCAGCGAGGGCCAAACCACACGCGAAATGGAGATGGGGAAGATTAAGAGAACCGGTCAGGGTTATAGTGGACCTTCTCTTTAA
- the BNAC07G07100D gene encoding uncharacterized protein BNAC07G07100D isoform X1, which yields MARGVALRCCNGRKSSTLLYSSIARVSLSFSPKTLLASYPIQPRRQNFSRLFCNLSSVPNTVDEKKYKEVFNRRMAMAGLKPHHRIALGVSGGPDSMALCVLTAKWKTEGLSGVNKTDGFIDGLVAVVVDHGLRQESRDEAELVCSRVSDIGIRCEIARCDWVNGRPKQGHLQEAARDMRYQMISNVCFRQQIGVLLIAHHADDQAELFILRLSRGSGVLGLAGTSFASEIFSQDLELDVKHMKNRSILLVRPLLDLWKEDMYKICQWGRQDWVEDPTNLSQLYVRNRIRTSIGNIQSDTFKSELQAVISECRRTRSFVDKVCTDLINQTVSVTDKGYAVLDLERLNPTEVKDICLSKYLTTVLQFISQRQRPIRGNTLKLLLNYIRAIPCRTSLTAAGCYLSPAPGSKGTEVIVSFFLDSSLPSKTEILNICFNEARKRPTSDDLGQIISSAKTFLEQNRVSDVQFLDVASESVLSKARELNLLSESTYTTIGLLQRDETNRFITKREDNKPVDESEDHGTNIASSSNKVHLLPGKDLYLMNRFLIRWDLSSHQCDEARCGKCPVRTATTMEVRHMVESDWLYLAELSRSLNRNHSTSSSHKALRSLKSIPAAARRSFLVLVDHCGLLLSIPAIGFSYCPCLKASTVFLPRVPLGGGFSSFL from the exons ATGGCGCGAGGTGTAGCCTTACGCTGCTGCAATGGAAGAAAGTCTTCGACTTTGCTCTACAGCTCAATCGCTAGGGTTTCACTTTCCTTCTCCCCTAAAACCCTTCTCGCTTCCTATCCTATTCAACCCCGCCGCCAAAACTTCTCACGACTGTTCTGTAACCTCTCCTCTGTTCCAAACACCGTCGATGAAAAGAAGTACAAAGAGGTTTTCAACAGAAGAATGGCAATGGCTGGACTCAAACCTCATCACCGAATTG CTTTGGGAGTTTCAGGTGGGCCTGATAGTATGGCGCTTTGTGTTCTGACTGCAAAATGGAAAACTGAAGGGTTAAGTGGTGTTAACAAGACAGATGGTTTCATCGATGGACTTGTTGCTGTGGTTGTGGATCATGGATTACGACAAGAGAGTAGAGATGAAGCTGAACTTGTCTGCTCCAGAGTTTCTGACATAG GAATCAGATGTGAGATTGCTCGTTGTGATTGGGTGAATGGTAGACCAAAGCAAGGTCATTTACAAGAAGCAGCTCGTGATATGAG GTATCAAATGATATCGAATGTTTGCTTTCGACAACAGATTGGGGTCTTGCTTATAGCTCATCATGCGGATGACCAG GCTGAGTTATTCATTCTCAGGTTATCTCGTGGTAGCGGCGTTCTTGGACTTGCGGGTACATCATTTGCATCTGAGATTTTCTCCCAGGATTTGGAGTTAGACGTAAAACATATGAAGAACAGATCTATTCTCTTAGTTCGTCCGTTGCTTGATTTATGGAAAGAAGACATGTACAAG ATATGTCAATGGGGTAGACAAGATTGGGTTGAAGATCCGACTAATCTTAGTCAGTTGTATGTTCGGAATCGGATTCGAACTTCAATAGGAAATATACAGTCAG atacttttaagtCAGAGCTGCAAGCAGTTATTTCTGAATGTCGGAGAACACGTTCTTTTGTAGATAAAGTTTGTACAGACTTAATAAATCAGACTGTATCAGTGACAGAT AAAGGGTACGCTGTTCTTGATCTAGAGAGACTAAACCCTACAGAAGTTAAAGACATTTGTCTCTCAAAGTATCTTACTACGGTCCTGCAG TTTATCTCCCAAAGGCAGAGACCAATCAGAGGAAACACCTTGAAGTTGCTTTTGAACTACATCCGTGCAATTCCATGCAGG ACATCTCTTACAGCTGCTGGTTGTTACCTTAGTCCAGCTCCTGGTTCAAAGGGCACCGAAGTTATAGTCTCTTTTTTTCTTGACAGTTCTTTACCGTCAAAGACAGAGATCTTGAACATTTGCTTCAATGAAGCTCGGAAAAGACCGACATCTGATGACCTTGGACAGATCATATCATCTGCAAAAACTTTTTTAGAGCAGAACAGAGTATCTGATGTCCAGTTTTTGGATGTTGCATCTGAATCCGTACTGAGTAAAGCCAGAGAGCTCAATCTTTTAAGCGAATCGACCTACACAACCATCGGTCTACTGCAGAGAGATGAAACCAATCGGTTCATAACTAAAAGAGAAGACAACAAACCGGTGGATGAATCAGAAGATCATGGAACCAACATTGCATCTTCCTCTAATAAAGTCCATCTTTTGCCAGGGAAAGATCTTTACTTGATGAACCGGTTTCTCATCAGGTGGGACTTGAGTAGCCACCAATGTGATGAAGCACGTTGCGGTAAGTGCCCGGTGAGAACAGCTACAACAATGGAGGTTCGGCACATGGTTGAATCTGACTGGCTCTATCTAGCTGAGCTTTCAAGATCTTTGAACAGAAATCATTCTACTTCGTCCTCACATAAAGCTCTCAGGTCGTTAAAGTCTATCCCTGCCGCTGCAAGAAGAAGCTTTCTTGTCTTGGTCGATCACTGCGGACTACTGCTTAGCATTCCC gctATTGGCTTCAGCTATTGTCCATGCTTGAAGGCATCAACAGTGTTTCTGCCGAGAGTACCACTTGGAGGCGGCTTTAGCTCATTTCTTTAA